One genomic region from Arthrobacter sp. YN encodes:
- a CDS encoding Re/Si-specific NAD(P)(+) transhydrogenase subunit alpha gives MKAGIARETLDGERRVAATPETVKQLVGLGLEVEIESGAGLASGHGDDDYRAAGAAVVQSLVAGSLDVYCHVRPMEPSTAGALRRGSVTVGLGSPSSELPTVRALAAGGITSFALELVPRISRAQSMDALTSQALVAGYRCVLEAAMRLPRFFPLYMTAAGTIPPARVLVLGAGVAGLQAIGTAKRLGARVSANDIRPASADEVASMGGTFIKLDLETAEASGGYARELSADRGALQRALLAPHVAQADVLITTAAVPGRRAPLLVSREMVQGMRPGSVVVDLAAESGGNVEGSIPGQDIPVPTADGQGLVTLVGIKDAASAMPADASRLYAKNVANLLALMTKDGTVSPDFDDEVVAGTCLTHLGEVRHAPTAEALTALAGETEPVGSTHPGTEGVR, from the coding sequence GTGAAAGCAGGCATAGCGCGCGAGACGCTCGACGGTGAGCGACGTGTGGCCGCAACGCCGGAAACGGTGAAGCAGCTGGTGGGGTTGGGTCTTGAGGTTGAGATCGAGTCCGGCGCGGGGCTGGCGTCCGGCCATGGCGACGACGACTACCGGGCGGCGGGCGCCGCTGTGGTGCAGTCGTTGGTTGCCGGATCGCTTGATGTCTACTGCCACGTACGTCCCATGGAACCGTCGACGGCGGGAGCCCTCCGCCGGGGTTCGGTCACCGTCGGGTTGGGGTCGCCGTCCTCGGAGTTGCCTACGGTGCGGGCACTCGCCGCAGGTGGCATCACGTCCTTTGCCCTCGAACTGGTTCCCCGTATTTCCCGCGCCCAATCCATGGATGCGCTCACTTCGCAGGCCCTGGTGGCGGGCTATCGCTGTGTCCTTGAGGCGGCCATGCGGTTGCCTCGGTTCTTCCCGCTGTACATGACGGCGGCCGGGACCATCCCGCCCGCCCGGGTGCTGGTGTTGGGCGCGGGTGTTGCTGGACTGCAAGCGATCGGCACAGCCAAGCGGCTCGGGGCCAGGGTTTCCGCCAACGACATCCGCCCGGCTTCGGCGGACGAAGTAGCGTCCATGGGCGGCACGTTCATCAAATTGGACCTGGAAACCGCCGAGGCCTCCGGTGGATACGCCCGCGAACTCAGCGCAGACCGCGGCGCGTTGCAGCGGGCACTTTTGGCGCCGCACGTTGCCCAAGCCGATGTATTGATTACCACCGCTGCTGTTCCTGGCAGAAGGGCGCCGCTCCTGGTGAGCCGCGAGATGGTGCAGGGTATGCGCCCCGGCTCCGTGGTGGTGGACCTGGCAGCCGAATCCGGCGGGAATGTTGAGGGAAGCATCCCGGGGCAGGACATCCCCGTGCCCACCGCAGACGGCCAAGGACTCGTGACGCTGGTGGGAATTAAGGACGCAGCCTCCGCGATGCCCGCAGACGCTTCCCGTCTCTACGCCAAGAATGTGGCCAATCTGCTGGCGCTCATGACCAAAGACGGAACGGTCTCCCCGGACTTCGACGACGAAGTAGTGGCGGGCACCTGCCTCACCCACCTCGGCGAAGTACGGCACGCACCTACCGCGGAGGCACTCACGGCGCTCGCAGGCGAAACAGAACCCGTAGGCTCCACCCATCCCGGAACTGAAGGAGTGCGCTGA
- a CDS encoding NADPH-dependent FMN reductase yields MDTFKIGYFVGSLASNSINRVLSKALISVAPSELEFHEIAIKDLPLYSSDYDADFPPAGRELKDAIAASDGILFVSPEYNRSIPGALKNAIDWGSRPWGTNSFARKPTGIIGASPGGIGTAVMQSSMRSVLSFLDAPQLNAPEAYIRFVADAYDDDGSVKDEGTAALLRHYMEEYSAFVQRVLAANAPGHIGDQEPDSAKLTR; encoded by the coding sequence ATGGACACTTTCAAAATCGGTTATTTCGTCGGAAGCCTGGCGAGCAATTCCATCAATCGGGTCCTCTCCAAGGCGCTCATCAGCGTCGCGCCTTCGGAGCTCGAGTTCCATGAGATCGCCATCAAGGACCTCCCTCTCTACAGCTCGGATTACGACGCCGATTTCCCGCCGGCCGGGCGGGAACTGAAGGATGCCATCGCTGCATCGGATGGCATCCTGTTTGTCTCCCCTGAGTACAACCGCTCCATTCCGGGCGCGTTGAAGAACGCCATCGACTGGGGTTCGCGCCCATGGGGCACCAACTCGTTCGCCAGGAAGCCCACGGGAATCATCGGCGCATCGCCCGGCGGCATTGGAACGGCGGTGATGCAATCGTCCATGCGCAGCGTGTTGAGCTTCCTGGACGCGCCGCAGCTGAACGCACCTGAGGCTTACATCCGGTTTGTCGCAGACGCGTACGACGACGACGGTTCAGTTAAGGACGAGGGAACCGCTGCCTTGTTGCGGCATTACATGGAGGAATACAGCGCGTTCGTGCAGCGTGTCCTCGCCGCCAACGCCCCGGGCCACATCGGGGACCAGGAACCGGATTCCGCCAAGCTCACTCGGTAA
- a CDS encoding HAD family hydrolase: MTSDSASPKKRGVLFDVDGTLIDSSYFHAMAWWQAFRREGLDIEMSAIHRRVGMGGDRLIQSLVPDCPEDLQEELKSAHSAVFATFWPTLRPFDSVRDLLSACSGSGLAVGLASSAQQRDLEVSRQILDAGSSIDAWTSSNDAKESKPAPDILVACLEKLGVSPEDAVFVGDAVWDVKAGAAIGVPVIALTCGGISEAELRDAGAAEVYDNPRHLLEHLESSIIGRLAAGALGS; the protein is encoded by the coding sequence ATGACAAGTGATTCAGCATCACCAAAGAAGCGCGGGGTCCTCTTCGATGTGGACGGAACCCTGATTGATTCCAGCTACTTCCACGCCATGGCGTGGTGGCAGGCGTTCCGGCGTGAAGGGTTGGACATCGAGATGTCCGCCATTCATCGCCGGGTGGGCATGGGAGGCGACCGCCTGATCCAGAGCCTCGTACCTGACTGCCCCGAAGACCTGCAGGAAGAACTGAAATCAGCACATAGCGCAGTGTTCGCAACGTTCTGGCCGACGCTGCGGCCGTTCGACTCCGTCCGCGACCTCCTCTCAGCATGCTCCGGCTCCGGGCTGGCAGTGGGGTTGGCATCGTCAGCACAGCAGAGGGACCTTGAGGTCAGCAGGCAGATCCTCGACGCCGGATCCTCCATCGATGCGTGGACCAGCTCCAATGACGCCAAGGAGAGCAAGCCTGCGCCGGACATCCTGGTCGCCTGCCTGGAGAAGCTTGGCGTCAGCCCGGAGGATGCGGTTTTTGTTGGCGACGCAGTCTGGGACGTCAAGGCCGGTGCGGCCATTGGTGTTCCCGTGATTGCCCTGACCTGCGGCGGAATCAGTGAGGCGGAGCTGCGCGATGCAGGTGCCGCGGAGGTCTATGACAATCCGCGGCACCTGCTGGAACACCTGGAAAGCAGCATCATCGGCCGGTTGGCGGCGGGCGCTCTTGGGTCGTAA
- a CDS encoding NADPH-dependent F420 reductase has translation MTTIGIIGAGHIGSQVARKAVELGYDVVISNSRGPETLGELVAELGPRARAATAAEAAAAGDFAVVTVPLKNYQSIPAEPLEGKIVIDTNNYYWERDGRIPELDNGEATTSGLLQKHLPTSKVAKGFNHIFAKDITTDGTPAGTPNRRALATSSDFPEAAELVTKLYDEFGFDTVNVGPLEDSWRVERDRPAYVIRQTAVELQDNLAKATRTV, from the coding sequence ATGACAACAATCGGAATCATCGGTGCAGGACACATTGGCAGCCAGGTTGCACGCAAGGCCGTGGAATTGGGCTATGACGTCGTGATCAGCAATTCACGGGGCCCCGAAACACTCGGCGAACTCGTTGCGGAACTGGGGCCGCGCGCCCGTGCCGCCACGGCAGCCGAGGCAGCAGCGGCGGGCGATTTCGCCGTCGTGACCGTGCCCCTCAAGAACTACCAGAGCATCCCGGCAGAGCCGCTCGAGGGCAAGATCGTCATCGACACCAACAACTATTACTGGGAACGCGACGGCCGCATCCCGGAGCTGGACAACGGCGAAGCCACCACTTCCGGCCTGCTCCAGAAGCACCTCCCCACGTCCAAAGTGGCCAAGGGCTTCAACCACATCTTCGCCAAGGACATCACCACCGACGGCACGCCGGCCGGTACGCCCAACCGCCGCGCGCTGGCCACTTCCAGCGACTTCCCGGAAGCCGCCGAGCTGGTCACCAAGCTGTACGACGAATTCGGCTTTGACACCGTCAACGTGGGTCCGCTGGAGGACAGCTGGCGCGTCGAACGCGACCGCCCCGCGTACGTCATCCGGCAGACCGCCGTCGAACTCCAAGACAACCTCGCCAAGGCGACCCGCACGGTCTAA
- a CDS encoding VOC family protein yields MSTKISSWPAATPLWVDLGVDDPSAAKAFYADLFGWEFVSGGKESGDYVLAHLRGRAVAGLGPKQDPGMPTVWTTFLASDDVDLTAKKIGAAGGQLLAPPFDVMESGRMALATDSVGAAFGVWQAGTHIGAERVNEHGSLCWNELHTRDYSAARSFYSEVFDVSYQDVTEEGLIYSTFRRPSDGREVGGMQHDTALPENAPNYWMTWFASDYVAGTATRSVELGATLLGPVAETTLGRMVVIRAPQGEVFGVIDAPRTLD; encoded by the coding sequence ATGTCCACCAAGATTTCGAGCTGGCCCGCCGCAACTCCCCTGTGGGTGGACCTGGGTGTTGACGACCCCAGCGCCGCGAAGGCGTTCTACGCAGACCTTTTTGGTTGGGAGTTCGTGTCCGGTGGCAAGGAATCCGGCGACTACGTCCTGGCTCATCTGAGGGGCCGCGCCGTGGCCGGACTAGGCCCCAAACAGGATCCCGGCATGCCCACAGTCTGGACAACCTTCCTGGCCTCGGACGATGTTGACCTCACGGCGAAAAAGATCGGCGCGGCCGGAGGGCAACTCCTGGCCCCGCCCTTTGATGTCATGGAATCCGGCCGCATGGCCCTGGCCACTGACAGCGTTGGTGCGGCGTTCGGCGTCTGGCAGGCCGGCACCCACATCGGCGCTGAACGCGTCAATGAGCACGGATCCCTGTGCTGGAATGAACTCCACACCCGCGACTATTCCGCGGCCCGGTCCTTCTACTCGGAGGTCTTCGACGTCAGCTATCAGGACGTCACCGAAGAGGGCCTGATCTACTCCACGTTCCGCCGCCCTTCGGACGGCCGGGAAGTGGGCGGGATGCAGCACGACACCGCACTTCCAGAAAACGCGCCCAACTACTGGATGACCTGGTTCGCCAGCGATTACGTGGCGGGGACGGCAACCCGGTCCGTCGAGTTGGGCGCCACCCTGCTGGGCCCTGTGGCCGAAACAACCCTGGGCCGGATGGTGGTGATCCGGGCGCCGCAGGGTGAAGTGTTCGGCGTCATCGACGCACCGCGGACCCTCGACTAG
- a CDS encoding PaaX family transcriptional regulator, with the protein MFAVPAPPVRHQQLLVTIFGLYGRNAGDALPVSALISMLGSLGYDAPGVRSSVSRLKAKGVLKSVREGGIAKYKISESISDVFREGDRRIFAPEPPAPVDTWVLAVFSVPESMRNRRHQLRSALLALGFGSVANGVWIAPAHKLEQARERLTAGGLIEFVDLFRSDYVFDGPMRPKISEWWDLKELDEQFTEFLGLYEGAEQQWTEKVGDDPERALADSTEELRRDAFRYYIPMLTMWRKFPYRDPNLPTDYLPPEWHGPAVRRTFQAVHRLAAPLAAAHAHEIIAEALDPAAA; encoded by the coding sequence ATGTTCGCCGTCCCGGCACCCCCTGTGCGCCACCAACAGTTGCTTGTGACGATCTTCGGCCTCTATGGCCGGAACGCGGGCGATGCTTTGCCGGTTTCTGCGCTGATCTCCATGTTGGGTTCGCTCGGTTATGACGCTCCGGGTGTGAGGTCGTCGGTCTCCAGGCTCAAGGCCAAGGGCGTGCTGAAGAGTGTCCGCGAGGGTGGAATCGCCAAGTACAAGATCTCCGAGTCCATCAGCGATGTGTTCCGTGAGGGTGACCGGCGGATCTTCGCACCGGAACCGCCCGCCCCGGTGGACACCTGGGTCCTTGCTGTTTTCTCGGTGCCGGAATCCATGCGCAACCGCCGCCACCAGCTTCGTTCCGCGCTGCTGGCCTTGGGGTTCGGTTCGGTGGCCAACGGGGTGTGGATCGCGCCGGCCCACAAGCTGGAGCAAGCCCGGGAGCGACTCACGGCCGGGGGACTGATTGAGTTCGTGGACCTGTTCCGGAGCGACTACGTTTTCGACGGCCCCATGCGGCCCAAGATCTCGGAGTGGTGGGACCTCAAGGAGCTCGATGAGCAATTCACCGAGTTCCTTGGGCTGTACGAAGGTGCGGAACAGCAATGGACGGAGAAGGTAGGCGACGATCCCGAAAGGGCGCTGGCTGATTCCACCGAAGAGCTGCGGCGTGACGCCTTCCGCTACTACATTCCCATGCTCACGATGTGGCGTAAGTTCCCGTACCGCGACCCGAACCTCCCTACCGACTACCTTCCGCCGGAATGGCACGGCCCGGCGGTGCGGAGGACGTTCCAAGCAGTTCATCGGCTGGCGGCACCCCTGGCCGCAGCCCACGCACACGAGATCATCGCGGAAGCCCTGGACCCCGCAGCAGCCTGA
- a CDS encoding acyl-CoA thioesterase, whose translation MDGFPEACVERTVEWVDTDASGHQHNSAILRWVEAAEAELFRSLELPDYFPSAPRVQQVINYKAKLWFGQRITATVKISALGRTSLTLAFEVTSDGGDVAAYGTVTTVHVPEGGTAAQPWPDHLVRAIGAVRTERATE comes from the coding sequence ATGGACGGGTTTCCGGAGGCGTGCGTCGAGCGAACGGTGGAATGGGTGGACACCGACGCCTCCGGACACCAGCACAACTCGGCCATACTGCGCTGGGTTGAGGCTGCAGAGGCCGAGCTCTTCCGCTCGCTGGAGTTGCCGGACTATTTCCCCAGCGCTCCGCGCGTCCAGCAAGTGATCAACTACAAAGCCAAGCTGTGGTTTGGCCAGCGCATCACGGCCACCGTGAAGATCAGTGCGCTTGGCCGGACCTCGCTGACGCTGGCTTTCGAGGTAACGTCCGACGGCGGTGATGTCGCCGCGTACGGGACGGTCACGACGGTGCACGTTCCCGAGGGCGGCACGGCTGCCCAGCCTTGGCCGGATCATCTGGTCCGCGCCATCGGGGCGGTCCGCACGGAGCGAGCTACCGAATAG
- a CDS encoding MFS transporter translates to MATAPVNNWNVPKKTTGLVLFCCWLAILAEGYDVGVLGAILPALAEYKEWNLSPLALGGLGSYALIGMLIGALFIGTLSDLVGRKKMLLASMAIFTLTQAGAAWAPTPELFGLFRLIGGLGMGGVIPVAAALTIEYSAPNKRSYNYGLMYSGYSLGIVAAALAALFVLPMGGWRAVVAIGAAPVVLIPIIWKFLPESLEFLESKDRKTEAKALATKLNISNYTPVVAVAPQAGVQADPWWRTITTMFSRKYLRSTVFFWISLFCGLVLVYGLNTWLPSIMKKAGYDLGSSLTFLLVFSLASAIGGLLLGRAADKYGKKLILVVFYILGGLGIMLLVFPNTMVVNLLFVAFAGVGSISTSLVLTGYIADYYPAKVRGTATGWALSFARLGAISGPLIGGWIAGSKLPFEANFAIFAGIAVLAAGAVAMIPKPQPEVPAAVVDVDPDDATVSAR, encoded by the coding sequence ATGGCCACCGCACCCGTCAATAACTGGAACGTGCCCAAGAAGACCACCGGCCTGGTGTTGTTCTGCTGCTGGCTCGCCATCCTCGCCGAGGGCTACGACGTCGGCGTCCTCGGAGCCATTCTTCCGGCCCTTGCCGAGTACAAGGAATGGAACCTCAGCCCGCTGGCTTTGGGCGGCCTGGGTTCATATGCCTTGATCGGCATGCTTATTGGTGCCCTCTTCATCGGTACGCTCAGCGACCTCGTGGGACGCAAGAAGATGCTCCTGGCCTCCATGGCGATCTTCACGCTTACCCAGGCCGGTGCTGCCTGGGCTCCGACACCGGAGCTCTTCGGACTCTTCCGGCTCATCGGTGGTTTGGGCATGGGTGGTGTCATTCCGGTGGCAGCAGCCCTGACCATTGAATACTCTGCGCCGAACAAGCGCTCCTACAACTATGGCCTCATGTATTCCGGGTACTCACTGGGCATCGTCGCCGCCGCTCTCGCCGCTCTGTTCGTCCTGCCCATGGGCGGCTGGCGTGCGGTTGTTGCCATCGGCGCGGCACCGGTGGTGCTGATTCCGATCATCTGGAAGTTCCTCCCCGAGTCCTTGGAATTCCTGGAATCCAAGGACCGCAAGACCGAGGCCAAGGCACTGGCCACCAAGCTGAACATCTCCAACTACACGCCGGTTGTTGCTGTGGCCCCCCAAGCAGGTGTGCAGGCTGATCCTTGGTGGAGGACCATCACCACCATGTTCTCGCGGAAGTACCTGCGCTCCACGGTGTTCTTCTGGATCTCGCTCTTCTGCGGCCTGGTCCTCGTCTATGGCCTGAACACGTGGCTGCCAAGCATCATGAAGAAGGCCGGCTATGACCTCGGGTCTTCCTTGACGTTCCTTCTGGTCTTCAGCCTTGCGTCCGCCATCGGCGGCCTGCTCTTGGGCCGCGCCGCAGATAAGTACGGCAAGAAGCTCATCCTGGTGGTGTTCTACATCCTGGGCGGGCTGGGCATCATGCTGCTGGTCTTCCCCAACACCATGGTGGTCAACCTGCTGTTCGTCGCCTTCGCCGGTGTCGGTTCCATCTCCACGTCGCTGGTGCTCACCGGGTACATCGCCGACTACTACCCGGCCAAGGTCCGTGGCACGGCAACGGGCTGGGCCCTGAGCTTCGCCCGCCTGGGTGCCATCTCCGGGCCGTTGATTGGTGGCTGGATCGCAGGCTCCAAGTTGCCTTTCGAGGCCAACTTCGCGATCTTCGCCGGCATCGCAGTACTGGCAGCCGGTGCTGTGGCGATGATTCCCAAGCCGCAGCCTGAGGTGCCCGCCGCCGTCGTCGACGTTGATCCCGACGACGCCACCGTCAGCGCGCGCTAG
- a CDS encoding bifunctional salicylyl-CoA 5-hydroxylase/oxidoreductase, protein MKIAIVGGGPGGLYFAALMKQLDPSHDITLWERNAASDTFGFGVVFSDETLGGIGNADPVVAEYMSRRFARWSDIDIHFRDQMITVGGQGFAAMSRKELLELLQRRCIELNVDVRFSTLAPAVEELEANYDLVLAADGINSQIRAKYADSFKPNLDMRTNKFMWLGTDQVFEAFKFFVKETEWGVMQIHGYPYSDEGSTFIVEMHQDVWHAAGFDETANEVFPPGVSDEKAIAKIREIFAEELNGYEVLTNNSKWINFTTVRNENWRHNNVVLLGDAAHTAHFSIGSGTKLAMEDSLALAACLHEHADVESALAAYEAERRPVVASTQRAAQASLEWFERIGQYKDQDPTRFAFNLLTRSRRITQENLRLRDPEFADAVDRDFAESQGLTEVAPAMFQPFRLGELELKNRIVVSPMDMYSATDGVPGDFHKVHLGSKALGGAGLVMTEMVCVSEAGRITPGCSGLYTDEQRDSWKEIVDFVHSRSTAKIGAQLGHSGRKGSTKLMWEGIDQPLESGNWTAVGPSALPYSPENQTPVELDRAGMDAIKAEFVASTVRAHEAGFDLLEIHAAHGYLLSSFLSPVSNKRTDEYGGSLENRLRFPLEVFDAVRAAWPASKPVTVRISATDWIEGGNTSDDSVAIARAFVAHGAAGLDVSTGQVAKEEKPAFGRSYQTPFADRIRQEVAAPAGVAVIAVGAISTYDDVNSILLAGRADLIALGRTHLYDPQWTLHAAAEQEYQGPGADWIPQFRAGRRKPPSSRTDAVRPRLSLLKEADIEEPNTHLRWTPESAAASVLVK, encoded by the coding sequence ATGAAAATCGCAATTGTCGGAGGCGGCCCCGGCGGTCTCTACTTCGCAGCACTGATGAAGCAGCTGGACCCGTCACACGACATCACCCTCTGGGAACGCAACGCTGCCAGCGACACCTTTGGTTTCGGCGTCGTTTTCTCCGATGAGACCTTGGGCGGCATCGGCAACGCCGATCCCGTGGTGGCCGAGTACATGAGCCGTCGCTTCGCCCGCTGGTCCGATATCGACATCCACTTCCGTGACCAGATGATCACGGTGGGCGGCCAAGGCTTCGCTGCCATGAGCCGCAAGGAACTGCTGGAACTGCTGCAGCGCCGCTGCATCGAACTGAACGTGGACGTGCGGTTCAGCACCTTGGCTCCCGCCGTTGAGGAACTCGAAGCCAACTACGATCTGGTTCTTGCTGCGGACGGCATCAACTCGCAGATCCGCGCCAAGTACGCTGACTCGTTCAAGCCGAACCTGGACATGCGGACCAACAAGTTCATGTGGCTTGGTACGGATCAGGTGTTCGAAGCCTTCAAGTTCTTCGTGAAGGAAACCGAGTGGGGCGTCATGCAGATCCACGGTTACCCCTACTCGGACGAGGGTTCCACGTTCATCGTGGAAATGCACCAGGACGTATGGCACGCGGCCGGCTTCGACGAGACGGCCAACGAGGTCTTCCCTCCCGGTGTCTCGGACGAGAAAGCAATCGCGAAGATCCGTGAGATCTTCGCCGAAGAACTGAACGGCTACGAGGTCCTCACCAACAACTCCAAGTGGATCAACTTCACCACGGTCCGCAACGAGAACTGGCGCCACAACAACGTGGTGCTGCTGGGCGACGCCGCCCACACGGCCCACTTCTCCATCGGTTCCGGCACCAAGCTGGCCATGGAGGACTCGCTCGCATTGGCAGCCTGCCTGCACGAGCACGCTGATGTTGAATCCGCGCTGGCAGCCTACGAGGCCGAGCGCCGGCCCGTGGTCGCCTCCACCCAGCGCGCAGCCCAGGCCTCCCTTGAGTGGTTTGAGCGCATCGGGCAGTACAAGGATCAGGACCCCACCCGGTTCGCGTTCAACCTGCTCACCCGCAGCCGCCGCATCACTCAGGAAAACCTGCGCCTCCGCGATCCCGAGTTCGCAGACGCCGTGGACCGCGACTTTGCTGAGTCCCAGGGCCTCACCGAGGTAGCGCCGGCCATGTTCCAGCCCTTCCGCCTCGGCGAACTGGAGCTGAAGAACCGCATTGTGGTCTCCCCGATGGACATGTACTCAGCCACGGACGGCGTCCCGGGTGATTTCCACAAGGTCCACCTCGGCTCCAAAGCACTTGGCGGTGCCGGCCTGGTCATGACCGAAATGGTCTGTGTTTCCGAAGCCGGCCGCATCACCCCCGGTTGCAGCGGCCTGTACACGGACGAGCAGCGGGACAGCTGGAAGGAAATCGTGGACTTCGTCCACAGCCGTTCCACCGCCAAGATCGGTGCCCAGTTGGGCCACTCCGGCCGCAAGGGCTCCACCAAGCTCATGTGGGAAGGCATCGACCAGCCGCTCGAGTCAGGCAACTGGACCGCCGTCGGGCCCTCAGCCCTGCCGTACAGCCCGGAGAACCAGACTCCCGTGGAGTTGGACCGCGCCGGCATGGACGCCATCAAGGCAGAGTTCGTCGCTTCCACGGTCCGTGCCCACGAGGCAGGCTTCGACCTCCTCGAAATCCACGCCGCCCACGGCTACCTGCTGTCTTCCTTCCTTTCGCCGGTGTCCAACAAGCGGACCGACGAATACGGCGGCAGCCTGGAGAACCGGCTGCGGTTCCCGCTGGAAGTGTTCGACGCCGTTCGCGCAGCGTGGCCTGCCAGCAAGCCGGTGACGGTGCGCATCTCAGCGACTGACTGGATCGAGGGTGGCAACACTTCCGACGATTCCGTGGCAATCGCCCGCGCCTTCGTGGCACACGGCGCTGCCGGCCTGGACGTCTCCACAGGACAGGTCGCCAAGGAGGAAAAGCCCGCCTTCGGCCGCAGCTACCAGACCCCGTTCGCGGACCGCATCCGTCAGGAAGTGGCCGCGCCGGCAGGCGTGGCTGTGATCGCCGTCGGCGCCATCTCCACCTACGACGACGTGAACTCCATCCTCCTCGCAGGCCGTGCGGACCTTATCGCATTGGGCCGTACGCACCTCTACGATCCCCAGTGGACCCTCCACGCCGCGGCAGAGCAGGAGTACCAAGGCCCCGGCGCTGACTGGATCCCGCAGTTCCGTGCCGGTCGCCGGAAACCACCGAGCTCCCGCACTGACGCCGTCCGTCCGCGTCTGTCCTTGCTGAAGGAAGCGGACATCGAAGAGCCCAACACCCACCTCCGCTGGACTCCCGAGTCCGCCGCCGCATCGGTTTTGGTGAAGTAG
- a CDS encoding AMP-binding protein, with the protein MSMMPSAHVDTFTRDHLPPADTWPALEFTLPELQYPERLNAAAVLIDDAVDQYGADRPALWTPDGSVWTYGQLQKRSNQVAQVLTEDLGVVPGNRVLLRGPNNPWIVAAWLGVLKAGGVVVTTMPMLRSTEVATLIQLTKPTVAISDHRFVDELAIAAGDDLTVLTYGAGNGFDDDGDLASRCEHKSGKFTAVDTAADDVALLGPTSGTTGVPKVTMHFHRDILANADTFARYILQPTADDVFAGSPPLAFTFGLGGLVVFPLRFGASSLLTEKAGPVELAEHASKAGASILFTAPTAYRAILKEQRGDLLRGLRIAVSAGEHLSKETWEAVHEATGLRLVNGIGATEMLHVFISAAGDDIRPGTTGRAVPGFRATILDEDGNELGPGNIGRLAVIGPTGCRYLDDPRQANYVVRGWNVTGDTFAMDADGYFTYQARSDNMIVSSGYNIGAPEVETAIDQHPDVVENAVIGVPDEERGSIVCAFIVLREGVTGDAAKRKEIQDFVKQTIAPYKYPRDVRFVTELPRNPSGKLQHFKLRDKVLAEDATTNASQTEQLTPAGQSQA; encoded by the coding sequence ATGAGCATGATGCCATCGGCCCACGTGGACACGTTCACCCGCGACCACCTGCCGCCAGCCGATACCTGGCCTGCGCTTGAATTCACCCTCCCCGAACTCCAATACCCGGAACGGCTCAACGCTGCCGCGGTGCTGATCGACGACGCTGTCGACCAGTACGGCGCGGACCGACCGGCCCTATGGACCCCCGACGGCTCGGTCTGGACCTATGGTCAGCTCCAGAAGCGCTCCAACCAGGTGGCCCAGGTCCTCACCGAGGACCTCGGTGTTGTTCCCGGCAACCGCGTGCTCCTGCGCGGCCCCAACAATCCGTGGATCGTCGCTGCCTGGCTGGGCGTTCTGAAGGCCGGCGGCGTCGTGGTCACCACCATGCCCATGCTGCGCTCCACCGAGGTGGCCACGCTCATCCAACTCACCAAGCCGACGGTCGCCATCTCGGACCACCGGTTTGTGGACGAGCTCGCGATTGCCGCCGGGGATGACCTCACCGTCCTGACGTACGGGGCGGGTAACGGATTCGACGACGACGGCGACCTCGCCTCGCGCTGCGAGCACAAGAGTGGCAAGTTCACGGCAGTGGACACGGCCGCAGACGACGTCGCCTTGCTGGGTCCGACGTCGGGCACCACCGGGGTGCCCAAGGTGACCATGCATTTCCACCGGGACATCCTGGCCAACGCTGATACTTTTGCCCGCTACATCCTGCAGCCCACCGCCGATGACGTGTTCGCCGGTTCGCCGCCCCTGGCCTTCACCTTTGGGCTGGGCGGTTTGGTGGTCTTCCCCCTCCGGTTTGGGGCCTCGTCGCTCTTGACCGAGAAGGCAGGACCCGTGGAATTGGCCGAGCACGCCTCAAAAGCCGGGGCCAGTATCCTCTTCACCGCCCCCACGGCGTACCGGGCCATCCTGAAGGAGCAGCGGGGCGATCTCCTCCGAGGACTGCGTATTGCAGTCTCCGCCGGTGAGCACCTGTCCAAGGAAACCTGGGAAGCAGTGCATGAGGCGACGGGTTTGCGGTTGGTCAACGGCATCGGTGCCACGGAGATGCTGCACGTGTTCATCTCCGCTGCCGGGGACGACATCAGGCCCGGGACTACAGGACGCGCTGTTCCGGGATTCCGGGCCACCATCCTGGACGAGGACGGCAACGAACTCGGCCCCGGCAACATCGGACGCCTGGCAGTCATAGGCCCCACCGGATGCCGGTACCTGGACGATCCCAGGCAGGCGAACTACGTGGTCCGTGGCTGGAACGTCACCGGAGACACGTTCGCCATGGACGCCGACGGGTACTTCACGTACCAGGCCCGCTCGGACAACATGATCGTCTCCTCCGGCTACAACATCGGTGCTCCAGAGGTTGAGACGGCCATCGACCAGCACCCTGACGTCGTGGAAAACGCCGTGATCGGAGTTCCGGACGAGGAGCGCGGGAGCATCGTCTGCGCGTTCATTGTCCTGCGTGAAGGCGTCACCGGCGACGCCGCGAAGCGCAAGGAAATCCAGGACTTCGTAAAGCAAACCATCGCCCCGTACAAGTACCCACGGGACGTCCGCTTCGTCACCGAACTTCCGCGCAATCCCAGCGGCAAGCTCCAGCATTTCAAGCTCCGCGACAAGGTCCTCGCTGAGGATGCCACCACGAACGCGAGCCAGACCGAACAACTTACCCCTGCCGGCCAGAGCCAGGCCTGA